CGGGCCTCGCGCAGCAGGTGGTGATAGGCCGTCAGGTAGGGGCCGAGGTCGTCGGGGGTGTCCTGGGCCAGGGCGTGGCGGGCCCGGTCGGTCAGCAGGGCGGCGCGGCGCAGGAAGTGGTGCCGGCTGCCGGGGTGGCGGGTGAAGCCGTCACGCAGCCGGGTCACCGCGTCCTTGGTACGGCCCACCTCGCCGCTGTCGGCCACGATGAACAGCCCTTCGCAGCCCACCTCCAGGTCCTGGGCGGCTCCCTGCTGGAACAGCAGCGGGCCGGGCGCGCCCACGGCGGTGGCATCGACGCCGCTGGCCCGGCCGTGGGCCACGTTCTCGGCGCTCTGCACCAGGTCGAAGACCGTGCGCGCATCGACCTCGCGGCCAAAGAGGTCGGCCAGGGCCAGGACCACGGCGCGGGCGCACGCGGCGCTGGAGCCCAGGCCGCGGCCGGGCGGGATCGCGCAGTCCAGGATCACCTCCAGGTGCACGTCCGCGGCCACGTCCATGGCGGTACGGAACTCCGCGGCCAGCTGCCGCAGCCCGTCGGAGGCCTCGGTGGCCACCGGCCGGGAGGGGGAGCCGGTCATCGTCAGGGACACCCCGCCGGCGGCGGCGGGGCCCGGCGCGGACCAGCCGGCGCTGGCCGTGACCGCCAGCTGCGGCACCGGCAGTGCCAGGGCGGGCGCCCCGTACACCACGGCGTGCTCGCCCAGCAGGATCGTCTTGGCGTGGGCGCGGCCGACCCCGACCGTGCGGGCCCGGCGGGCGGCGGGGGCGGCGTCCGGGGCCGGGGCCGGTGGTGTCAACGCGCTCAGCTCCCCTGGTGTTTTCCGCATGGAGATCGCATCGTCCAGACTTCTCGGAAGGAATGAGGAAACGCAGACGTACGACGGGTACGTAAAAGGCGTAGCAGGGCGCAGCGGTAAGGCCCGTCCGGTGCTGCGCCGTGCCGATCCGGCTGCCGGTCCGGTCCGGGGGCGTATTCGCCTCACCGGTTGCGGATACGGGGCGCCCCGGCCCAATCCCCCGCCGCGGCAGGGTATTTGGGCAGGGTGGATGCACCGGAATAGTGACACGCGGGATGAGGCTGCGCCTAGGGCGCGTGGGGGTGGTGTGGGTCACGTGAGGCTGAAAAGCCCGTACCGCCCCCGGGGCAGGACCCGGGGGCGGTACGGGCAGAACAAACCGTCGGCCATCGGCCGCCGAAAGGCGTTATGGCAGCACGGTGTTACGGCATTGCGGTGTTACGGCATTGCGGTGTGACGGCATTGCGGTGTTACGAGGAGACGCCGGTGGCGGCGGGCTTGTCGGCCGCTTCCGCGTCGGGCTCCGCCTCGGCCTCGGCGAGCACGTTGCGCGGCACCGCGTCCACCTTCTGCATCAGGACGACGACGAGCACCGCGGCGACGGCCACCAGGATGGCGCCGACCTGGAAGGCCCGCGAGGTTCCGTCGGACTGTGCGACGGTGGGGATGACGCCGTCGCCGATGTGGTCGGTGGTGTAGCGGATGGCCAGCGGCACCAGGGTGGCCAGGCCGAGCGCGCCGCCGATCTGCTGCATGGCGGTCTGCACGCCGGAGGCCAGGCCGGAGTCCTTGCCGGTGACCTGGTAGAGCGCGCCGTTGACCAGGGCCGGGTAGCACATGGCGCTGAACAGGCCGAAGACGATCATGCCGGGCAGGACGCCGTTGAGGTAGGTGGAGTCGGACTCCAGGGTGGAGGCGACGACCAGGCCCGCGGCCGCGCCGCCGAAGCCGATGGCCAGGACCGCCTTGACGCCGATGCGGGGCATCAGGCCGGAGGCGGCGCCCATGCCGGCGCCCATCGCGAAGGCCAGCGGCACCACGGCCATGCCCGACTTGATCGCGGAGTACTCGAGGACGTCCTGCATGTACATGATCAGCAGGAAGGCGTAGCAGTGGAAGCTGGCCAGCAGCGCCAGGGTCACCACGTTGGAGGTGACGCGGGTGCGGTTGGTGAAGAAGCGGATGGGCACCATCGGGTCGGGGGTGCGCGTCTCCCAGACGGCCGCCAGGAGCAGCACGGCGATGCCGCCGAGCAGCGGGATCAGCACGGTCGAGGAGCCCCAGGAGTGGTCGGCGGCCTTGATCAGGCCGTACACGACGGCGACCAGGCCGCCGGTGATGGACAGCGCGCCGACGACGTCGACACGGCGGCCCTCGCGCTCCATGCGGCTCTCGGGCATGACCTTGGGCACCAGGATCAGCGCGGCGAGGGCGATGGGGATGTTGATGTAGAAGATCCAGCGCCAGTCGACGTATTCGGTCAGGGCGCCGGAGACGACCGAGCCGATTACGCCGCCCAGGGCGGCGGTGCCGCCCCATACGCCCAGCGCCTTCATCCGCTCCTTGGCGTCGGGGAACAGCACGGGGATCATGCCGAGCGCGGCCGGGCCGCACAGCGCCTCGCCCAGGCCCTGGACGAAGCGGCTGGAGACCAGCATGCCGGAGGACATCGCGGCGCCGCAGGTGGCCGAGGCGACACCGAAGAAGATGACGCCGACCATGAAGATCTTGCGGCGGCCGTACATGTCGGCCAATCGGCCGCCCAGGAGCAGGAATCCGCCGGCCATCAGCACATAGCCGTTGATGACCCAGGCGAGGTCGCCCTCGGTGGAGAAGGTCAGATCGCTCCTGATTTCGGGAAGCGCGACGAGCACAATCGTGACGTCCATGACGAGCATGAACTGAATGGCGGCCAAAATGGCCAGCGCTTTCCAGCGCCGCGGGTCGCCGACGGGGGCTTCCGCCCCGCCCGTGGACTCTTTGTCGAGAGTACTCATGGCCTGATTACTTCCTCCGAATAAGTGCGACCCAAGAAGGCCGTCCGCGCGGACATTCCGGCCGGCGCCGGTGAGTGGCCCGCGCCCGCGGTGCGCGGGTTGGCGCCGTCTCCACCGGTACGACGATGCAGCCCTCCGGAATGTGAGGGGGAGTTCGCGATTCCGCCCCCGCCGGGGGGGGGCGGGGCGGTGCGGGCGGGGTCAGCCGGTCAGGTAGCGCTGGATGGTGGGCGAGACGAGGGCGACGACGTCGTCGACGGAGGCGGAGGCGATCGGCTCCAGCTTCACGACGTAGCGCAGCACGGCCACGCCCCACACCTGGGCCTGGGCGGCGTTGATGTTCATCGGCGGCACGCCGAGCGCCCTGGCCACCTCCTCGAAGTCCTTGGGGGGTTGTCCGTCGTCGAGGGAGGCGGCCAGCTGCTGGAAGATCTGGCGGGACATGAAGTCGCGCATCTGCGCGGCGCCCTGGTCGTCGGCGAACACGGCGCTGAAGGCGCCCAGGAGCTGCGGGCGGGCCTGGGGGTCCTCCCATTTGGACAGGGCGGCCCGCAGCAGGCCCTCGGCGAGCCGGCCGCGTTCGCCGGTGAGCGAGGCCGCTCCGGCCTCGGCGAGGGCGTCCCCGATGTCGCTCAGGGCGTTGGGGCCTTCGGCGGCGGCTGTGGACATCGCTCCTCCTGGTGAACGGGGGCCCGCGCTGTGGGTGTCGGGCCCCGGTCGGGCGTGCGGTGGTGCCGGTCTTCGGGAAGAGCGGCCATCGTCGCCCATGGCCGCTCTTGAGCCGCTCAATGTCCGCTCGAACCGGCCGGGCGGTCGCCGCGGGTGGCGTGATCCGTGCGGACCGGGGCGCGCCCCCGCCCCCGTGCACGGGGGCGGGGCGGGGTGGACTGCCGCCGGAGCCGGGCCGGTTGGGGGGCTGCGGCCCCGGCGGCGGGGGTCAGTCGATGCCGCGCACGACGTTGGGCTCCCCGGTGTCGTCCTCGTCGATGCCGGCGAGCCGGAGCGGCGGGGTGCCCGGAACAGACAGGGCCAGGCCCGGTCCGGGCGGCCTGGTGTCCTCCTCTTCGGTGTCGTGCACGTGCTCCTCCTGTTCCGGCGGCCGGGGGCCGGTCCGTGTCAGTAGCGGTAGTGATCGGGCTTGAAGGGGCCGTCGACCTCGACGCCGATGTAGGCGGCCTGTTCCGCGCTCAGCGTGGTGAGCTTCACGCCCAGCGAGTCGAGGTGGAGGCGGGCGACCTTCTCGTCCAGGTGCTTGGGCAGCACGTAGACACCGGTCGGGTAGGCCTCCTGCTTGGTGAACAGCTCGATCTGCGCCAGCGTCTGGTCCGCGAACGAGTTCGACATCACGAACGACGGGTGCCCGGTGGCGTTGCCCAGGTTCAGCAGACGGCCCTCGGACAGCACGATCAGGACCTTGCCGTCCGGGTGGGTCCAGGTGTGCACCTGCGGCTTGACCTCGTCCTTGACGATGCCCGGCAGCTGCGCGAGACCGGCCATGTCGATCTCGTTGTCGAAGTGACCGATGTTGCCCACGATCGCCTGGTGCTTCATCCGGGCCATGTCCGCGGCCATGATGATGTCCTTGTTGCCCGTCGTCGTGATGAAGATGTCGGCGCTTTCGACGACCTCGTCGAGCGTGGTGACCTGGTAGCCGTCCATCGCCGCCTGCAGCGCGCAGATCGGGTCGATCTCCGTGATGATCACCCGGGCGCCCTGGCCGCGCAGCGACTCCGCACAGCCCTTGCCCACATCCCCGTAACCGCAGATCACCGCGGTCTTGCCGCCGATCAGGACATCGGTGGCGCGGTTGATGCCGTCCACCAGCGAGTGGCGGCAGCCGTACTTGTTGTCGAACTTCGACTTGGTCACCGCGTCGTTCACGTTGATCGCCGGGAACAGCAGCTGGCCGTCACGCTGCATCTCATACAGCCGGTGCACACCGGTGGTGGTCTCCTCGGTCACCCCGCGGATCTCCGAG
The sequence above is a segment of the Streptomyces sp. Je 1-369 genome. Coding sequences within it:
- the mvk gene encoding mevalonate kinase, producing the protein MRKTPGELSALTPPAPAPDAAPAARRARTVGVGRAHAKTILLGEHAVVYGAPALALPVPQLAVTASAGWSAPGPAAAGGVSLTMTGSPSRPVATEASDGLRQLAAEFRTAMDVAADVHLEVILDCAIPPGRGLGSSAACARAVVLALADLFGREVDARTVFDLVQSAENVAHGRASGVDATAVGAPGPLLFQQGAAQDLEVGCEGLFIVADSGEVGRTKDAVTRLRDGFTRHPGSRHHFLRRAALLTDRARHALAQDTPDDLGPYLTAYHHLLREARLSTERIDALVEAALAAGSLGAKITGGGLGGCMIALVPCDQAGAVTRRLHAAGAQQTWVLPLTARRTGGPRATS
- a CDS encoding MFS transporter → MSTLDKESTGGAEAPVGDPRRWKALAILAAIQFMLVMDVTIVLVALPEIRSDLTFSTEGDLAWVINGYVLMAGGFLLLGGRLADMYGRRKIFMVGVIFFGVASATCGAAMSSGMLVSSRFVQGLGEALCGPAALGMIPVLFPDAKERMKALGVWGGTAALGGVIGSVVSGALTEYVDWRWIFYINIPIALAALILVPKVMPESRMEREGRRVDVVGALSITGGLVAVVYGLIKAADHSWGSSTVLIPLLGGIAVLLLAAVWETRTPDPMVPIRFFTNRTRVTSNVVTLALLASFHCYAFLLIMYMQDVLEYSAIKSGMAVVPLAFAMGAGMGAASGLMPRIGVKAVLAIGFGGAAAGLVVASTLESDSTYLNGVLPGMIVFGLFSAMCYPALVNGALYQVTGKDSGLASGVQTAMQQIGGALGLATLVPLAIRYTTDHIGDGVIPTVAQSDGTSRAFQVGAILVAVAAVLVVVLMQKVDAVPRNVLAEAEAEPDAEAADKPAATGVSS
- the ahcY gene encoding adenosylhomocysteinase; this translates as MTSQPTTDGHDFKVADLSLAAFGRKEITLAEHEMPGLMSIRKEFAASQPLAGARIMGSLHMTVQTAVLIETLVALGAEVRWVSCNIFSTQDHAAAAIAVGPTGTPEDPQGIPVFAWKGESLEEYWWCTEQALTWPNTPTGGPNMILDDGGDATLLVHKGVEYEKAGKVPAVDSAENDEHRVILQLLNRTITEGSQKWTQLASEIRGVTEETTTGVHRLYEMQRDGQLLFPAINVNDAVTKSKFDNKYGCRHSLVDGINRATDVLIGGKTAVICGYGDVGKGCAESLRGQGARVIITEIDPICALQAAMDGYQVTTLDEVVESADIFITTTGNKDIIMAADMARMKHQAIVGNIGHFDNEIDMAGLAQLPGIVKDEVKPQVHTWTHPDGKVLIVLSEGRLLNLGNATGHPSFVMSNSFADQTLAQIELFTKQEAYPTGVYVLPKHLDEKVARLHLDSLGVKLTTLSAEQAAYIGVEVDGPFKPDHYRY